Within the Oryzias melastigma strain HK-1 linkage group LG8, ASM292280v2, whole genome shotgun sequence genome, the region CCTGTTTGACCACCGCCGCCGCCTCTTGGGAAAGAACGCGGATCTTCTCGTGGCAGTCCTGAGGAGGTCCGAGGAGAAGCATGAGCTGCAGCGCCGGCTGGTTCCATGACGGTGAAGGTTGAAGCGTACCTGTCTGTTTCCTCCAGCCTGAACCATGGCCATGATGATGTTCTCTGTGGCCATGAAGGGCAGCTCGTGGCGGATGTGCCTCTCGATGACCTTTGGATAGACCACAAGACCCTCTGTGATGTTCTGCAGGGTGCTGAGGATGATGTCTGCCGTCAGGAACGACTCGGGCAGAGAAATCCTCCTGAAAGGTGAGAAAACAGCTCTTTCAGTCAGCTCTGTAATTTCAGTCATTTGTGATACAGGCGTAAAATCTGTAATTGCTAGTTTGTCACcacaaaaacatctatttttgtaACCACTAAAAAGCATTTGTTGTTGAAGCGTCAGAAACCTGTTGGCGCTGTCGTCCAGCGTCCTCTCCAGCCACTGCACCGAGGCCGTCTGCAGCGGGTCGGCCATCAGCGCCACCAGGTGTCGGGCCAAGCTGCAGCAGCGCTCTGCCCGCATGGGGTTCCTCTTGTAGGGCATGGCGCTGGAGCCTGTCAGAGTAAACAGTCTGTCAAAAACTAAATCCAGGACTCCAACTGtgacaaaaatgtgcaaacacaCCGATCTGCTCTTTTTCAAAAGGCTCCTCGATCTCCTTCAGGTTGGCCAGCAGACGGATATCTGTGCAGATCTATGAGGGAGAGCAAAGATGGGCGCACTACCGACAACCACCACTAGATGGAGACACTCCCCGCTGCTTACCTTGTGAACAGAAGCTCCCAAACTGGCCAGAGTGGACAGACAGTCCACGTCCACCTTTCGGCTGTAGGTCTGTCCAGTCACCAGGTATGCTCTGAACGAGGAGGaagagttttctttaaaaacactgaagggaATTTCATTCATTAACCGAGAGatagaataaaaaatcagactttttgaAGCCAGCCATCTCTGTCACCATCCTgtccagctcctccacctgTAAAGAGAAACAGATTAAGTTCATTCACTGCAGAGAAGGGaacaaaagactaaaaaacaagtttcaaacGCTTAGTTTCCCTACAAAACACCTCAATCTTTAgtgtagggctgggcgatatggaatttTCATATCACAATATAGTTTTCTTAAATATCTAGcgataataatatatataatcataatataaatcaaataattatatCTGTCAAATTTGAACGCTCCGTGgctcaaaacagaaatgtgtaatcatcagcaggttctttagatttaaatatttcattccTATCACCCTTTAAAGATGCACTGAGGGAACatcatgcaacatttttttcttgcaaaaactAAGAAAAGAGCAAACATATGacaaactaaactgaaaattaaagcaaattaaagacttcaacttttaaaagagaacataaataaaacataacacTAAAGTGTTTGATAAGTTTCTGCCTCCAGGGGATCATATTTTATATGAAACcataacaaaaaactgaaaacaaagtttagggttattctttattatatattattgaCATTAAAGATGGAGCTTTAATTAAGGAGCAGAAGGATTCAGCAAAACATCTGACAGGTCACAGTTTTCGGTGTAACACCGGCTCTGAAATGGTCCAGACGCTGCTAAAATACAGTGGATTCAATTCTGttatcatttagaaaaaaatgttttattaatgtaatATGAATTCATCTTGTTGTATTTACCAACACGCCTTAAAGACTGTCCGTGACAAGACTGTCCGGCGTCAAACCGATCCCGTTAATAGGTGGTGCACAGATCAGCTCGTTaacattagcatgttagcattagcttctAGCAACAGAACTGTCTCCAAATCAACACTTTCTATTCATCTGTCTGTTGCTGCTGTAAATGAGGCAGCTTCatcctccagttctgtctggatcACGTTAGATCATGTGGCATATTCTGCTTTTTATGTTCATCTCAACAGTCTGttcagatacaaaaatatgatcacatttgtcaatcgtggtgttttattgtgaaaaactagttATACGTTGAAACTAAActagattttctcatgtatcttgatgtaacttcctgccaggattgacatGGTAATGGCAACTTGCTAATATtggacctttcaaaataaaagtcaatcgCCATAGACTAATTTCCTATTGAGAAACAATTATATCcaaataattattgttttatcgcTCAGTTCTACcaggaaagtttaaaaattaaatctatttatgggtcaaaatttgacattttcaataACAAAGACACTAAATGTTACACAAATGTTTCTCATGAGCATcaattaaaaatagttaaaagtgCTAAACATGAACACATGACGGATGGGCCTTCCGATCCGTACCTTGTCATGGTCCCCCTGAAAGAGCTGCAGGAAGCTGGCCTGAGTGCCGGTGGTCCCCTTCACTCCCCGGAAGCGCAGGTCGTCTCGCGCTCGCTGCAGGTTGCGCATGTCCATGGCCAAGTCCTGCAGCCACAGACACGCCCGCTTCCCCACAGTGGTGAGCTGCGCAGGCCTGTGTGGACCAGCAAGATGGTGGATCTTCTCAGAAAAAAAGCGGCGCTTTCATCCGAAAGTGCTTCCTGACTTACTGGTAATGTGTGAAGCCAAGAGTAGGGAGGTCGGCGTATTTCTCTGCAAAGTTTGCCAGCCTATCGATGACTCTGGCCAGCTGCAGGAAAGCAGATCTTTATTCCAAACGCAGCAGAACAAAGCTACATGTGCAGCTGGGTTTAGGGTTTCCAGGTGAGCCTCACCTTTGGCAGCAGGATGTCAAATCCGTCACGCAACATGATGAGATCCTGAAAGGAGAAAAACTTTAGTAGAAATGCCACTTTATGGACGGAGCAGACAGACGGACCCGGTCCTTACAGTGTTGTCCCCAACATAGCAGGAAGTGGCCCCCAGATGAATGATGGGAGCGGC harbors:
- the adsl gene encoding adenylosuccinate lyase; protein product: MEGTDEFSKYRSPLVSRYASKEMAFNFSDRKKFSTWRKLWIYLAKAEKVLGLPITDAQIQEMEAHADNIDFSMAAEEERKLRHDVMAHVHTFAHCCPTAAPIIHLGATSCYVGDNTDLIMLRDGFDILLPKLARVIDRLANFAEKYADLPTLGFTHYQPAQLTTVGKRACLWLQDLAMDMRNLQRARDDLRFRGVKGTTGTQASFLQLFQGDHDKVEELDRMVTEMAGFKKAYLVTGQTYSRKVDVDCLSTLASLGASVHKICTDIRLLANLKEIEEPFEKEQIGSSAMPYKRNPMRAERCCSLARHLVALMADPLQTASVQWLERTLDDSANRRISLPESFLTADIILSTLQNITEGLVVYPKVIERHIRHELPFMATENIIMAMVQAGGNRQDCHEKIRVLSQEAAAVVKQEGGDNDLLARVQRDPYFAPILGQLDALLDPRTFIGRAPQQVTRFLSEEVRPLLEPFKAKMDVKIELEL